In the genome of Myxococcus stipitatus, one region contains:
- a CDS encoding DapH/DapD/GlmU-related protein codes for MDLDALRREQHKLRLSWMPWLYFTLKPRHREWAEAWQREVQQRLRDLETVEIAEGCFIAPEARVFAEPGRSVVIGPGCSIAADAFVHGPVVLGPRVSLNARVSLDGGAGGIRIGEGSRIATGATLYAFDHGLAPDRPVREQPVTSRGITVGADVWIGANAGVTDGVTLGDHAVVAMGAVVTRDVPPWAIVGGVPARVLGDRRDRPRSGFPGGWEPEDQG; via the coding sequence GTGGACCTGGACGCCCTTCGCCGTGAACAACACAAGCTGCGGCTCTCCTGGATGCCGTGGCTCTACTTCACCCTCAAGCCGCGCCACCGCGAGTGGGCCGAGGCCTGGCAGCGCGAGGTGCAACAGCGCCTGCGAGACCTGGAGACGGTTGAAATCGCGGAGGGATGTTTCATCGCCCCGGAGGCCCGCGTCTTCGCCGAGCCCGGTCGCTCCGTCGTCATCGGCCCCGGCTGTAGCATCGCCGCGGACGCGTTCGTCCACGGCCCCGTCGTCCTGGGCCCTCGGGTGAGCCTCAATGCGCGGGTGAGCCTGGATGGCGGTGCGGGCGGCATCCGTATCGGCGAAGGCTCACGTATCGCCACGGGCGCCACCCTCTACGCCTTCGACCACGGCCTCGCGCCGGACCGCCCCGTGCGTGAACAGCCCGTGACCTCCCGCGGCATCACCGTGGGCGCGGATGTGTGGATAGGTGCCAACGCGGGCGTGACGGACGGCGTCACCCTGGGAGACCACGCCGTGGTGGCCATGGGCGCGGTGGTGACGCGGGATGTGCCGCCGTGGGCCATCGTCGGCGGGGTGCCCGCCCGTGTGCTCGGGGACCGTCGAGACCGCCCTCGCTCGGGTTTTCCTGGCGGGTGGGAACCCGAGGACCAAGGGTGA
- a CDS encoding HEAT repeat domain-containing protein, whose amino-acid sequence MRFALQGEWDVGVVSAKADAVLLRLQLRPTTFTLDVEGQGPLAPEAHQAMVAALSLPFFATRDERGAVTLTHFERGVDELARGLLRSVVASSQFVVDGTPPSQWSTEEQDTSGQYVARYERVEARRYRKHKEVYTATATPEGLQPLKDSPRMSVSGGATFELTEDAWLQTLQVRERLLVDPGEGMPRVTNTTELSLRLLERRLEPTLVDAFAARAAFLDTSALASFQGPAPDPLAHHRQVLGSRKLEDLLADLRALPADEKARDEARTRALEQLRALLTLRPEEASRIPALLRAKDLSPLAASAMLGALSAASTPESLRALASATGDTALTTDVRMDAVSALGMADHPIRESVDTLRQLSRSEDARLRGTATLALGNAALHLNGADARASEALVQELENDYRAAKDAEARALLLRSLGNTRAPAALDTLADALRSDSVRVREAAMVALRGIPGPDADRLLAERLMNDPIAEVRRGAVFACGFRPLEPLLLPMLGQALREDASDGVRSDIVHLLGQHRGTTPGALALLRWAGQNERHPEIRRMAITYVETPTTPTPQPSGPRPIR is encoded by the coding sequence ATGCGCTTCGCACTCCAGGGGGAGTGGGACGTGGGCGTCGTCTCCGCGAAGGCCGATGCCGTGCTGCTCCGCCTCCAGCTCCGGCCCACCACCTTCACCCTGGACGTCGAGGGCCAGGGGCCGCTCGCCCCCGAGGCCCACCAGGCCATGGTGGCCGCGCTCTCCCTGCCCTTCTTCGCGACACGCGACGAGCGGGGCGCGGTGACGCTCACCCACTTCGAGCGAGGCGTGGATGAGCTGGCGCGAGGGCTGCTGCGCTCGGTGGTCGCGTCCTCGCAGTTCGTCGTGGATGGCACTCCACCGTCACAGTGGAGCACCGAGGAGCAGGACACCTCCGGCCAGTACGTGGCCCGGTATGAGCGCGTGGAGGCGCGCCGCTACCGGAAGCACAAGGAGGTCTACACCGCCACGGCGACACCGGAGGGACTCCAGCCGCTGAAGGACTCGCCGCGCATGAGCGTCAGCGGCGGCGCCACCTTCGAGCTGACGGAGGACGCGTGGCTCCAGACGCTCCAGGTCCGCGAGCGGCTGCTGGTGGACCCGGGCGAGGGCATGCCCCGGGTGACGAACACCACGGAGCTGTCGCTGCGCCTGCTCGAGCGGCGGCTCGAGCCCACCCTGGTGGATGCATTCGCCGCGCGCGCGGCGTTCCTGGACACCTCCGCGCTGGCCAGCTTCCAGGGGCCCGCGCCGGACCCGCTGGCCCATCACCGACAGGTGCTGGGCTCGCGCAAGCTGGAGGACCTCCTCGCGGACCTGCGCGCGCTGCCCGCCGACGAGAAGGCGCGGGATGAAGCGAGAACTCGCGCGCTGGAGCAGCTTCGCGCCCTGCTCACGCTGCGCCCCGAGGAGGCCTCGCGCATCCCCGCGCTGCTGCGCGCCAAGGACCTCTCTCCGCTGGCCGCCAGCGCCATGCTCGGCGCGCTCTCCGCCGCCAGCACGCCGGAGTCCCTGCGCGCGCTCGCTTCGGCCACCGGAGACACGGCACTGACGACGGACGTGCGCATGGACGCGGTCTCCGCGCTGGGCATGGCGGACCACCCCATCCGCGAGAGTGTGGACACCCTGCGGCAGCTCTCCCGGAGCGAGGACGCCCGTCTGCGAGGCACGGCGACGCTGGCGCTGGGCAACGCGGCCCTGCACCTGAATGGCGCCGACGCGCGAGCCTCCGAGGCGCTGGTCCAGGAGCTGGAGAACGACTACCGCGCCGCGAAGGACGCGGAGGCGCGCGCCCTGCTGCTGCGCTCGCTGGGCAACACCCGGGCACCGGCCGCGCTCGACACTCTCGCGGACGCGCTGCGCTCCGACTCCGTGCGCGTGCGCGAGGCCGCCATGGTGGCGCTGCGAGGGATTCCCGGCCCGGACGCGGACCGGCTCCTCGCCGAGCGCCTGATGAACGACCCCATCGCGGAGGTGCGCCGAGGCGCTGTCTTCGCCTGTGGCTTCCGCCCGCTGGAGCCCCTGCTGCTGCCCATGCTGGGGCAGGCCCTGCGCGAGGACGCGTCCGACGGCGTGCGCTCCGACATCGTCCACCTGCTGGGCCAGCACCGAGGCACCACGCCCGGCGCCCTGGCGCTGCTGCGGTGGGCGGGACAGAACGAGCGCCACCCCGAAATCCGTCGCATGGCCATCACCTACGTGGAAACCCCCACCACGCCCACGCCGCAGCCGTCGGGTCCTCGACCCATTCGCTGA
- a CDS encoding ATP-binding protein codes for MARRLQVLEGLLSEVVFQLDAQGRVTYLGPGWEKLTGSLGAVFHGHLLVEAVHPVDRAAARVLLESVAGQQLPEARREIRLAVGDDARWVVLSARGVPGVPGEVVGSLLDIDSRRRAEEAVATRERYLETMVEVQRRMMPHQFPRDLYASVVEPLGRVSAASRVYVFEMHYGPDGVLLASQRAEWCEPGIPPNLEDPNMHGLPFMEALRPEQSSALMRGEPVQALPRGFTPTLAPMLEAQGVRSVLLLPVHVHGQLFGVIGFDNCREARPWGPIEVNLLSGAAGTLSLALEQRTDQALRVRTETTLRRTEAGVHLLIEAFPDPVMVHVGDGVLLSVNPALVQYLGYRDASEMLGRHVLELVREEDRSAAQLYLGQALEGKRAARAVEVPLVRRDGETVVADLVTLAVVFDGAPAWVTIARDYTERKRTQAQMMLADRMASMGLLAAGIAHELNNPLAYVLSNLEYLHSTLGPRARPLSPDDMVECRQVLDDAREGAERMRQIVRQLRVFSRVEETREEPVDVHRVLDSVVQMAASEVRPRARLVKTYGTVPQVRGNEGKLFQVFLNLVINAAHAIEEGQSETNEIRITTRPDEGSRVLVEVRDTGGGIPPEHLRRIFDPFFTTKSAGLGTGLGLSICDTIVTALGGHISVESSVGVGTTFRVALNAAFPQGEVVRPGH; via the coding sequence ATGGCGCGGCGGCTCCAGGTATTGGAGGGGCTGCTCAGCGAGGTGGTGTTTCAACTCGACGCGCAGGGACGTGTCACCTACCTGGGCCCGGGCTGGGAGAAGCTGACCGGCTCATTGGGCGCGGTGTTTCACGGGCACCTGCTGGTGGAGGCCGTGCACCCGGTGGACCGCGCCGCGGCGCGCGTGCTGTTGGAGTCGGTGGCGGGGCAGCAGCTTCCGGAGGCCCGCCGGGAGATTCGCCTGGCCGTGGGCGATGACGCGCGCTGGGTGGTGCTGTCCGCGCGCGGTGTGCCCGGCGTGCCCGGGGAGGTGGTGGGCTCGCTGCTGGACATCGACTCGCGCCGCCGCGCCGAGGAGGCCGTCGCCACGCGTGAGCGGTATCTGGAGACGATGGTGGAGGTCCAGCGGCGGATGATGCCGCACCAGTTCCCCCGGGACTTGTATGCCTCCGTGGTGGAGCCCCTGGGCCGCGTCTCCGCCGCCAGCCGTGTCTACGTATTCGAGATGCACTACGGCCCGGACGGCGTGCTGCTCGCCTCGCAGCGCGCGGAGTGGTGCGAGCCGGGGATTCCTCCCAACCTGGAGGACCCGAACATGCACGGCCTGCCGTTCATGGAGGCCCTGCGGCCGGAGCAGTCCTCGGCGCTGATGCGCGGCGAGCCCGTGCAGGCGCTGCCTCGAGGCTTCACGCCCACCCTCGCGCCCATGCTGGAAGCGCAGGGCGTCCGCTCCGTGCTGCTCCTGCCCGTCCATGTGCACGGGCAGCTCTTCGGCGTCATCGGCTTCGACAACTGCCGTGAGGCGCGGCCCTGGGGACCCATCGAGGTCAACCTGCTGTCGGGCGCGGCGGGCACGCTGTCGCTGGCGCTGGAGCAGCGCACGGACCAGGCGCTGCGCGTGCGCACGGAGACGACGCTCCGGCGCACCGAGGCCGGCGTCCACCTGCTCATCGAGGCCTTCCCGGACCCGGTGATGGTGCACGTGGGGGACGGGGTGTTGTTGTCGGTGAACCCCGCGTTGGTGCAGTACCTGGGCTACCGCGACGCCTCGGAGATGCTGGGCCGTCACGTGCTGGAGCTGGTGCGCGAGGAGGACCGGAGCGCGGCGCAGCTCTACCTGGGGCAGGCGCTGGAGGGGAAGCGGGCGGCGCGCGCGGTGGAGGTGCCGCTGGTGCGCCGCGACGGAGAGACCGTCGTCGCGGACCTGGTGACGCTGGCCGTCGTGTTCGACGGAGCGCCCGCGTGGGTGACCATCGCGCGCGACTACACGGAGCGCAAGCGCACCCAGGCGCAGATGATGCTCGCCGACCGCATGGCCTCCATGGGCCTGCTCGCCGCGGGCATCGCGCACGAGCTCAACAACCCGCTCGCCTACGTGTTGTCCAACCTGGAGTACCTCCACTCCACGCTGGGCCCGCGCGCGCGGCCGCTGTCACCCGACGACATGGTGGAGTGCCGCCAGGTGCTGGACGACGCCCGCGAGGGCGCCGAGCGCATGCGGCAGATTGTCCGCCAGCTCCGCGTCTTCTCCCGCGTGGAGGAGACGCGCGAGGAGCCGGTGGACGTGCACCGCGTGCTGGACTCGGTGGTCCAGATGGCGGCCAGCGAGGTGCGGCCTCGGGCGCGGCTGGTGAAGACCTACGGCACGGTGCCGCAGGTGCGCGGCAACGAGGGCAAGCTGTTCCAGGTGTTCCTCAACCTGGTCATCAACGCCGCGCACGCCATCGAGGAAGGGCAGTCGGAGACGAACGAGATTCGCATCACCACGCGGCCCGACGAGGGCTCGCGGGTGTTGGTGGAGGTGCGGGACACGGGCGGGGGCATTCCGCCGGAGCACCTGCGCCGCATCTTCGACCCGTTCTTCACCACCAAGTCCGCGGGGCTGGGAACGGGCCTGGGCCTGTCCATCTGCGACACCATCGTCACCGCGCTCGGCGGACACATCTCCGTCGAGTCCTCGGTGGGCGTGGGCACCACGTTCCGCGTGGCCCTGAACGCCGCCTTCCCGCAGGGCGAGGTCGTGCGTCCAGGGCATTAG
- a CDS encoding histone deacetylase, translating to MSVWSWLRRWFPALRTEFVPIFYDEAYRLPLTGIENTVGVEPRGVDFTAWYLLEKHVVRPADVYRPRPVSYAELSRVHDAAYLESLGRPETLARIYAVDPSEVPVDTLLSNVRLVCGGTLGAARLAFGRRGPVVNMAGGFHHAAPGRGGGFCAVNDIAVALASLQADGYEGHTVVLDLDAHPPDGTAECLAGNPKVWIGSLSGSDWGALPEGVDETRVPDGISDDGYLALLEALLSRMPKADLAFVIAGGDVLAGDRFGRVGLSVQGVRRRDQLIADALRGVPSVWLPGGGYHADSWKLFAGTVLVLSGMGGRLIKERYDPLSARYRRISRLLMREGTPLDDITITLEDLEGSLGLGGDPQPRVLGYYTAQSLEYALFRYGLLWQVERLGYSRPRVEVGSTGAGDRIKVLGRAGGQEHLLVDVVVERRTIADEPYFFVNWLSLRHPRARFSERRPQLPGQEVPGLGLAREATEMFVLMARRLALAGVAFRPMWYHLAVVAKARFRFVDPARQGRFEALMRDLAPLPLLEATRAVADGRVVLDGEPYRWEPADMVLRLEPQPLDTDAIAAERERCHFTVEPRR from the coding sequence ATGAGCGTGTGGAGCTGGCTGCGCCGATGGTTCCCCGCGCTGCGGACCGAGTTCGTCCCCATCTTCTACGATGAGGCCTACCGCCTCCCGCTCACCGGCATCGAGAACACCGTCGGCGTCGAGCCTCGCGGCGTCGACTTCACCGCCTGGTACCTCCTCGAGAAGCACGTCGTCCGCCCCGCCGACGTCTACCGCCCCCGCCCCGTGAGCTACGCCGAGCTCTCCCGCGTCCACGACGCCGCCTACCTCGAGTCCCTCGGCCGGCCAGAGACCCTCGCGCGCATCTACGCCGTGGACCCGTCCGAAGTCCCCGTCGACACACTCCTCTCCAACGTCCGCCTCGTCTGCGGAGGCACCCTCGGCGCCGCGCGCCTCGCCTTCGGCCGCCGAGGCCCCGTCGTCAACATGGCCGGCGGCTTCCACCACGCCGCCCCCGGACGCGGCGGTGGCTTCTGCGCCGTCAACGACATCGCCGTCGCGCTCGCCTCCCTCCAGGCCGATGGCTACGAAGGACACACCGTCGTCCTCGACCTCGACGCCCACCCGCCCGACGGGACCGCCGAGTGTCTCGCCGGCAACCCCAAGGTCTGGATTGGCTCGCTCTCCGGCAGCGACTGGGGCGCGCTCCCCGAAGGCGTCGATGAGACCCGCGTCCCCGACGGCATCTCCGACGACGGCTACCTCGCGCTCCTCGAGGCCCTCCTGTCGCGCATGCCCAAGGCCGACCTCGCCTTCGTCATCGCGGGAGGAGACGTCCTCGCCGGAGACCGCTTCGGCCGCGTGGGCCTCTCGGTGCAAGGCGTGCGACGCCGCGACCAGCTCATCGCCGACGCCCTTCGCGGAGTCCCGAGCGTCTGGCTCCCCGGAGGCGGCTACCACGCCGACTCCTGGAAGCTCTTCGCCGGCACCGTGCTCGTGCTCTCCGGCATGGGCGGCCGTCTCATCAAGGAGCGCTACGACCCGCTGAGCGCGCGCTACCGCCGCATCTCCCGCCTGCTCATGCGCGAAGGCACCCCGCTCGACGACATCACCATCACCCTCGAGGACCTCGAAGGCTCGCTCGGCCTGGGCGGAGACCCGCAGCCCCGCGTGCTCGGCTACTACACGGCGCAGTCGCTGGAGTACGCGCTCTTCCGCTACGGCCTGCTGTGGCAGGTGGAGCGCCTGGGCTACAGCCGCCCTCGCGTCGAGGTGGGCTCCACCGGCGCGGGAGACCGCATCAAGGTGCTCGGCCGAGCCGGAGGCCAGGAGCACCTCCTGGTCGACGTCGTCGTGGAGCGCCGCACCATCGCCGACGAGCCCTACTTCTTCGTCAACTGGCTCAGCCTGCGCCACCCGCGCGCGCGCTTCAGCGAGCGCCGTCCCCAGCTCCCCGGCCAGGAGGTCCCCGGCCTGGGCCTGGCGCGCGAGGCCACGGAGATGTTCGTCCTGATGGCCCGGCGACTGGCGCTCGCCGGCGTCGCGTTCCGTCCCATGTGGTACCACCTCGCCGTGGTGGCCAAGGCCCGCTTCCGCTTCGTGGACCCCGCGAGACAAGGCCGCTTCGAGGCCCTGATGCGAGACCTCGCCCCGCTCCCCCTGCTGGAGGCCACCCGCGCCGTCGCCGACGGCCGGGTCGTCCTCGACGGCGAGCCCTACCGCTGGGAGCCCGCGGACATGGTCCTGCGCCTGGAGCCCCAGCCGCTCGACACCGACGCCATCGCCGCCGAGCGCGAGCGCTGCCACTTCACCGTGGAACCGCGCCGCTGA